A segment of the Acidobacteriota bacterium genome:
CGAGCTCGCGCTTAACCTTTATCCCAGAGTCGGTCTTCTCGATGTGCATGATGATGGTGGAGTGCGGCCAGCCGAGCAGCTCAGCCAGCACCACGCCGGTCTGCGCGAAGCCATAGTCGTCCGATTGCAGCCCGGTGAAGATGAGGTCGAACTGCTCGTCCTTGATGGCGGCGGCGAAGGCCTTGGCGGTGTTGGTGGCATCGAGCCCGACGAAGCCGGCGTCTTCGAGGTGGATGGCGCGGTCAGCGCCCTTCGCCAGCGCCTCGCGCAACACCTGCTGCGCGCGCGCCGGACCGGCAGTGATCACGACGACCTCCCCGCCATGCTTCTCCTTCTGGCGCAGGGCTTCTTCGAGCGCGTACGCGTCCGGCTCGTTGACTTCGTAGGAAACGTCCTCGCGGATCCACGCGCCCGTCTCGTTGAGCTTGAGCGGCGCATCCTTCTGCGGGACCTGCTTCATGCAGACCAGGATCTTCATTTTTTGAGTGGCCAGTGCTTCGTGGTC
Coding sequences within it:
- a CDS encoding electron transfer flavoprotein subunit beta/FixA family protein; this translates as MKILVCMKQVPQKDAPLKLNETGAWIREDVSYEVNEPDAYALEEALRQKEKHGGEVVVITAGPARAQQVLREALAKGADRAIHLEDAGFVGLDATNTAKAFAAAIKDEQFDLIFTGLQSDDYGFAQTGVVLAELLGWPHSTIIMHIEKTDSGIKVKRELEAGFFQFIQIPLPAVLSIQSGINKLRYATLIGIKQAKNKPLRKVTLEEVKAALAPNGQKIEKLYIPEKTKKTEMLEGSPAEVAKQLVEKLKNEVRVL